From a single Aggregatilinea lenta genomic region:
- the arcC gene encoding carbamate kinase, which translates to MSEKIAVIAIGGNSLIKSKAHQSIEDQYQAIKETSFHIANMVEDGWTVAIGHGNGPQVGFVLRRSEIAYKVEGVHEVPLDVCGADTQGATGYGLQQNLYNEFLERGIQKPVATVVTQVEVDRNDPAFQNPIKPIGSFMDEAEAMEKKAKDGWDVVEDAGRGWRRVVPSPLPKRVVEEPAIKQLISGGTCVITVGGGGIPVVADESGKLEGVAAVIDKDYASSLLATAIGAELLIISTAVEKVALNFGKPDQTYLDQITLEEAKAYLAEGTHFAKGSMAPKIQAVIWFLERGGKKAIITNPENIAKALHGETGTTIVA; encoded by the coding sequence ATGTCTGAGAAAATCGCGGTAATCGCGATTGGGGGAAATTCCCTGATCAAAAGCAAAGCGCACCAAAGTATCGAGGATCAATATCAGGCGATCAAGGAAACCAGTTTCCATATCGCCAATATGGTTGAAGACGGCTGGACGGTCGCCATTGGTCACGGGAATGGCCCGCAGGTTGGGTTTGTCCTGCGCCGCTCGGAAATTGCCTACAAAGTAGAAGGCGTCCATGAAGTGCCGCTGGACGTCTGCGGGGCGGATACTCAGGGCGCGACCGGCTACGGCCTACAGCAGAATCTCTACAATGAATTCCTCGAACGCGGCATCCAGAAGCCCGTCGCCACTGTCGTCACCCAGGTAGAAGTGGATCGCAACGACCCTGCTTTTCAAAACCCGATTAAGCCGATCGGCTCCTTTATGGATGAAGCCGAGGCGATGGAAAAGAAGGCCAAGGATGGGTGGGATGTCGTTGAGGATGCCGGGCGCGGCTGGCGTCGGGTTGTGCCTTCTCCTTTGCCCAAGCGGGTCGTTGAAGAACCTGCGATCAAACAGCTGATCAGCGGCGGTACCTGCGTCATCACTGTAGGCGGTGGTGGTATCCCCGTTGTGGCTGATGAGTCTGGCAAACTGGAAGGCGTTGCCGCCGTGATCGATAAGGACTATGCCTCGTCACTGCTGGCCACTGCAATCGGTGCCGAGCTGCTGATCATCAGCACGGCGGTTGAAAAGGTCGCCCTCAATTTCGGCAAGCCGGACCAAACCTATCTGGACCAAATCACGCTGGAAGAAGCCAAGGCGTATCTTGCCGAAGGCACGCATTTCGCTAAGGGCAGCATGGCCCCCAAGATTCAGGCCGTGATCTGGTTCCTGGAGCGGGGTGGCAAGAAAGCGATCATCACGAACCCCGAAAACATCGCCAAAGCACTGCACGGCGAAACGGGGACGACCATCGTCGCCTAA
- a CDS encoding aspartate/ornithine carbamoyltransferase family protein — MANENAIKTVRSLVRNIDYEGKSLLSINDLTNDQIYGLFELARALEPWNRSAVPLLTGNVMAALFFQPSTRTRMSFETAMHRLGGAVITEATPMVSSSIAKEESLADMIKVVSKYANVIVLRHPNDVDARDAVTYSDAPVISGGFGHWEHPTQALLDMYTLWRTHNKVEGVKVCIASADLVAARTGHSMAYGLARLGADVTLACPKSNRTPPEVMDKLAAVGGNVKEEFDLTQDGFNELIAGMDLVYLPGCSAPKGAEADAFKKIMDDYYVRFETLDKVRQEEGRIVHVTHTLPRRAGEMDLRIDTTPNQQYFEAIAYSVSIRMALVASILGV; from the coding sequence ATGGCAAATGAAAACGCAATAAAGACAGTGCGTTCTTTGGTCCGCAATATTGATTATGAAGGTAAGAGTTTACTTTCAATCAACGACCTGACAAATGACCAGATATATGGCTTGTTCGAATTGGCTCGTGCACTGGAGCCTTGGAATCGTTCGGCAGTCCCGTTGCTGACGGGTAACGTGATGGCTGCGCTTTTCTTCCAGCCCAGCACCCGCACCCGGATGAGCTTTGAAACGGCGATGCATCGCCTCGGTGGCGCGGTGATCACTGAAGCTACGCCGATGGTTTCCTCTTCAATTGCCAAAGAGGAAAGCCTGGCCGACATGATAAAGGTGGTCTCGAAATACGCCAATGTCATCGTGCTGCGCCATCCGAATGACGTGGATGCCCGTGACGCTGTCACTTACTCTGACGCGCCGGTCATCAGCGGCGGGTTTGGGCACTGGGAACACCCTACTCAGGCATTGCTGGATATGTACACACTGTGGCGTACCCACAACAAGGTAGAAGGCGTCAAAGTCTGTATCGCCAGTGCGGATCTGGTCGCGGCTCGTACCGGTCATTCTATGGCCTACGGACTGGCCCGGTTGGGCGCTGATGTCACATTAGCCTGCCCCAAATCCAACCGCACACCTCCAGAAGTCATGGATAAATTGGCCGCGGTCGGCGGCAACGTTAAAGAGGAATTTGACCTCACGCAAGATGGTTTCAATGAACTCATCGCTGGCATGGATCTGGTTTATCTGCCCGGTTGCAGCGCGCCCAAGGGGGCAGAGGCAGACGCGTTCAAGAAAATCATGGACGACTATTACGTTCGCTTCGAAACACTGGACAAAGTTCGCCAGGAAGAGGGTCGCATCGTTCACGTGACCCACACGCTGCCGCGCCGGGCTGGCGAGATGGACTTGCGCATCGATACCACCCCCAACCAGCAGTACTTTGAAGCGATTGCTTACAGCGTTTCCATTCGCATGGCGCTGGTCGCCAGCATTTTGGGTGTATGA
- a CDS encoding winged helix-turn-helix domain-containing protein, producing MTTNNILLISDELNLLRTLRRNLLSRGYEVVVAWDEKDISYFVDNLNACLFIINPDFEVLEINGLDIVRKIRERSNAPIIVLSAVGSEDLKIQAMDLGADDYLVMPFGMGEFLARVRVALRRWSSQTSAITQENRIILSGKLIINPDTRQVIINGETIHLTPLEYDLLYYLAKNQGRVIAHRELLREIWGPEYGDEREYLRVFVSQIRKKVEEDPARPAYILTEPRIGYRFADKE from the coding sequence ATGACGACCAATAACATTCTCCTCATCAGTGATGAACTAAACTTGCTGCGGACGCTGCGGCGTAATTTGCTTAGTCGGGGCTATGAAGTCGTAGTAGCCTGGGATGAAAAAGATATTTCCTATTTCGTTGATAACCTGAATGCCTGCCTATTTATTATCAATCCGGACTTTGAAGTACTTGAAATTAACGGATTAGATATCGTTCGAAAAATCCGAGAGCGCAGTAATGCGCCAATCATTGTCCTGTCTGCCGTTGGCTCGGAAGACTTGAAAATCCAGGCCATGGATCTGGGCGCTGATGACTATCTGGTTATGCCTTTTGGCATGGGGGAATTTTTAGCCAGAGTCCGTGTCGCGCTGCGCAGATGGTCTTCACAAACATCCGCGATTACTCAGGAAAACAGGATTATTCTCTCTGGAAAACTAATCATCAATCCGGATACGCGGCAAGTCATAATCAATGGCGAAACCATTCATCTCACGCCATTGGAGTATGACTTGCTGTATTATCTGGCAAAAAATCAAGGAAGAGTCATTGCTCACCGCGAATTACTGCGAGAGATTTGGGGGCCAGAATATGGCGATGAGCGAGAGTATTTGCGCGTTTTTGTTTCCCAAATCCGCAAAAAAGTTGAAGAAGACCCCGCCCGCCCAGCTTACATACTCACTGAACCTCGAATTGGATATAGATTCGCCGATAAAGAATAG
- the allB gene encoding allantoinase AllB, which produces MGVDLYVKNGLVVTEETTFHGGVVIADGKIVELVAGNRDIAAQETIDAQGKAILPGIVDDHVHFNEPGREHWEGYQAGSMAAAAGGVTTFIEMPLNATPPSIDRAKLLHKREAVKNQSVVDYAHWGGLVDNNLDELEDLHEEGVVAFKGFMSESGVDFRRINDDILYGGLVKSRELGNVVGVHAESEYVTRFLAQQIQATGRTDRRAWSESRPPFAELEADKRAIYWAKVTGGNLHIVHTTTADGIYAVAEAKQQGVHVTVETCPHYLFFDNDDFVRIGPDAKCAPPLRERDEVEKLWDCVLAGMVDTIASDHSPCPKADKIKGNGNIWEAWGGITGVQAMLPAMLTEGYHNRGLPLSRLVKMMGANPARIFGLYPQKGALLPGSDADITIVDLDKTWTLAADDLFSQHQQSAYVGYTFKGQVELTIVRGKKVFEDGKIVAQPGHGRLLKRATSAPSKG; this is translated from the coding sequence ATGGGCGTAGATTTGTACGTCAAAAACGGATTGGTCGTTACTGAAGAAACCACATTTCATGGCGGCGTCGTCATCGCCGATGGGAAAATTGTTGAGTTAGTAGCCGGAAACAGGGATATTGCTGCCCAGGAAACCATAGATGCTCAGGGCAAAGCTATCCTACCGGGGATTGTGGATGATCACGTCCACTTCAACGAGCCGGGCCGCGAGCATTGGGAAGGCTATCAAGCCGGCAGCATGGCGGCGGCGGCGGGCGGCGTAACCACTTTCATAGAGATGCCGCTTAACGCCACGCCGCCTTCCATCGACCGCGCCAAGCTTCTCCATAAACGTGAAGCGGTCAAGAACCAATCTGTCGTCGATTATGCTCACTGGGGTGGGCTGGTCGACAATAACCTGGACGAGTTGGAAGACCTCCACGAAGAGGGCGTCGTTGCCTTCAAAGGCTTCATGAGCGAAAGCGGCGTGGACTTTCGCCGTATCAATGATGACATCCTGTATGGTGGGTTAGTCAAATCACGCGAACTGGGCAATGTCGTTGGCGTCCATGCAGAAAGCGAATATGTCACCCGCTTTTTGGCCCAACAAATTCAAGCTACTGGCCGCACCGACCGCCGCGCATGGTCAGAATCACGCCCGCCCTTTGCCGAGCTGGAGGCTGACAAACGCGCCATCTACTGGGCCAAAGTAACCGGCGGCAATCTCCATATCGTTCATACGACCACCGCTGATGGTATCTATGCTGTTGCAGAGGCCAAACAGCAAGGTGTCCACGTCACGGTGGAAACGTGCCCGCATTACCTTTTCTTCGACAATGATGACTTTGTCCGCATTGGCCCGGACGCTAAATGCGCCCCACCACTCCGCGAACGCGACGAGGTAGAAAAGTTATGGGATTGCGTCCTGGCGGGCATGGTAGACACAATTGCTTCTGATCATTCGCCCTGTCCCAAGGCCGACAAAATCAAGGGTAACGGCAATATCTGGGAAGCCTGGGGAGGTATTACGGGTGTTCAGGCCATGCTGCCAGCGATGTTGACCGAGGGCTATCATAACCGCGGCCTGCCGTTATCGCGATTGGTTAAAATGATGGGCGCTAATCCAGCCCGCATATTTGGCTTGTATCCTCAAAAAGGTGCGCTGCTACCCGGTTCCGATGCCGACATCACCATCGTTGATTTGGACAAGACCTGGACACTGGCCGCCGACGATTTGTTTAGCCAGCACCAACAGAGTGCCTATGTCGGTTATACGTTCAAAGGACAAGTCGAGTTGACGATTGTGCGGGGCAAAAAGGTTTTCGAGGACGGGAAGATTGTCGCCCAGCCCGGCCATGGTCGTTTGCTAAAAAGGGCCACCAGTGCGCCAAGCAAGGGTTGA
- a CDS encoding flavin reductase family protein — protein MISFVSEEMIDAAPYHLLTSIVAPRPIAWISTIGTNGAVNLAPFSFFNAIAGFPPTIMFSVSYRRRVPREKDTLRNVRQWGEFVCHMVDEAMADAMACTAMEWPSGVSEIEQAGLTAVPSVDIRPPRVAEAPVAMECRVTQIVPVDGSTNVMVLGRVIRFHLREELYRRELGLIDTIAMKPITRLGGPVEYTKIGELFFLPVPKL, from the coding sequence ATGATTTCTTTTGTGTCAGAGGAGATGATCGACGCTGCGCCGTATCATTTGCTGACCAGTATTGTTGCTCCGCGTCCCATCGCCTGGATTTCGACAATTGGCACGAATGGCGCGGTTAACCTGGCCCCATTTTCCTTCTTTAATGCTATCGCTGGCTTTCCACCGACCATCATGTTCTCGGTTTCCTACCGCCGACGAGTACCGAGAGAGAAGGATACCCTGCGCAACGTGCGCCAGTGGGGAGAGTTTGTCTGTCACATGGTTGACGAAGCGATGGCCGACGCCATGGCATGTACGGCAATGGAATGGCCGTCTGGAGTGAGTGAGATTGAGCAGGCAGGGCTAACGGCTGTGCCATCTGTCGACATCCGTCCTCCCCGTGTAGCGGAAGCGCCTGTGGCGATGGAATGCCGGGTTACCCAAATCGTCCCTGTTGACGGCTCTACTAACGTGATGGTTTTGGGCCGAGTCATACGTTTCCATTTGCGCGAGGAACTATACCGACGGGAATTGGGTTTGATCGATACTATCGCAATGAAGCCCATCACCCGACTGGGTGGCCCGGTGGAATACACCAAAATCGGCGAACTGTTTTTCTTGCCAGTCCCTAAGTTGTAG
- a CDS encoding ABC transporter ATP-binding protein, with protein sequence MLQVNNIDVAYGDTQVLFDVSLDIQQGELVAVIGANGAGKTTLLRAISGVLKPQSGSIRFGDKVISDQPPNRTVADGVIHVPEGRLLFPDMSVRENLHMGAFLTKDKEVINGRLDSVFSMFPRLKERTSQMAGTLSGGEQQMLAVGRGLMAGPRLLMLDEPSLGLAPKLVQQVFDLAQQINQEMGVTVLLVEQNVRMSCEISSRAFVLENGRVVLKGPGADMLENEHVRRAYLGL encoded by the coding sequence ATGCTGCAAGTTAATAATATTGATGTCGCCTATGGCGACACCCAGGTACTCTTTGATGTCTCTCTGGACATTCAGCAAGGGGAATTGGTAGCTGTCATTGGCGCCAATGGCGCCGGTAAAACAACGCTACTCAGAGCGATATCAGGTGTCTTAAAGCCACAAAGCGGTTCGATCCGTTTTGGGGATAAGGTGATCAGTGACCAGCCGCCGAACCGGACGGTAGCCGATGGTGTTATTCACGTACCGGAAGGCCGGCTGCTCTTCCCGGATATGTCGGTTCGAGAGAACCTGCATATGGGCGCTTTCCTGACCAAAGACAAGGAAGTGATTAACGGACGTCTCGATTCCGTCTTCAGTATGTTCCCTCGACTAAAAGAGCGGACCTCGCAAATGGCCGGTACGCTGTCTGGGGGTGAGCAGCAGATGCTGGCCGTGGGTCGCGGTTTGATGGCCGGGCCGAGGTTGCTGATGCTGGATGAACCCTCGCTGGGATTAGCTCCTAAGCTGGTGCAGCAGGTATTTGACCTGGCTCAACAAATCAATCAGGAAATGGGTGTGACCGTTCTGCTGGTCGAACAGAACGTGCGTATGTCGTGCGAAATCTCTAGCCGGGCGTTTGTGCTAGAAAACGGTCGTGTCGTCCTCAAGGGACCAGGCGCGGACATGCTGGAGAACGAACACGTGCGCCGGGCTTACCTGGGACTTTAG
- a CDS encoding ABC transporter ATP-binding protein, translating to MPLLEVRNITKRFGGLVAVNDLSLSVNQGEILGMIGPNGAGKTTAFNMISGYYKPDEGQVIFNGQNITKRRPDQICKLGLTRTFQVVKPFPQLSVLDNVIVGAYNRTNNKQEAQQKAHETLEFLRMGSMSEQLAGGLSVAGRKRLEIAKVLATGPKMILLDEAMAGLRPKETDEMIELVRQISQQGIALLLVEHVMKVIMSLADRIVVIYQGEKIAEGEPQAVVQNRAVIDAYLGEEAAHAAS from the coding sequence ATGCCATTGCTCGAAGTACGCAACATAACCAAACGATTTGGCGGCCTGGTGGCCGTAAATGATTTGAGCTTGAGCGTGAATCAGGGCGAAATATTAGGCATGATCGGTCCTAATGGCGCCGGGAAAACAACCGCTTTCAACATGATTTCTGGCTACTACAAACCAGACGAAGGTCAGGTTATTTTTAATGGCCAGAATATAACCAAGCGCAGACCCGACCAGATATGCAAATTGGGTTTGACCCGCACCTTTCAGGTCGTCAAACCTTTCCCACAGCTCAGCGTGTTGGACAATGTCATTGTTGGCGCTTATAACCGCACCAATAACAAGCAGGAAGCGCAGCAAAAGGCCCATGAAACCCTGGAATTTCTGAGGATGGGCAGTATGTCCGAGCAACTGGCTGGCGGCCTGTCAGTGGCAGGCCGGAAACGGCTGGAGATAGCGAAGGTGTTGGCTACTGGCCCAAAAATGATCTTGCTGGACGAGGCAATGGCTGGGTTAAGGCCAAAGGAAACGGATGAGATGATTGAGCTGGTGCGCCAGATCAGCCAACAAGGCATTGCGTTGTTGTTGGTGGAACATGTCATGAAAGTGATTATGTCGCTGGCCGATCGCATCGTGGTGATCTATCAGGGCGAGAAGATTGCCGAGGGTGAGCCACAAGCAGTTGTTCAGAATAGAGCTGTTATTGATGCGTACCTGGGAGAGGAAGCCGCTCATGCTGCAAGTTAA
- a CDS encoding branched-chain amino acid ABC transporter permease translates to MELSTKTLGVSRRSWLRQLLGDWDQIQLLISLVVLALIGVVSLFVESPYYMGIMVLTTLYIFTGISWNIVAGFSGQLVIAHIIFLAVGAYTTVVLNNTYGITPWVGILAGGVVAGLLGRVVAFIALRYGLKMDYFALFTIALMVAMKTFFLKWEYVGGAVGMGLSLRDAGFSKMIFSSKEPYLYIILVLTTIGVLVQYFIYQSKMGKYFIAIREDEAAASALGVNTSHYNTLALVIGAAMAGVGGGFYMMYVTYIEPPQVFDLGLNVEIMMAAPIIGGLGSLAGPVLGGILNKPLAEFVRGTLSGGRSGMTLIVYGSFLILVVLLMPRGVTGVLHKAFLKLQRRVTRTNE, encoded by the coding sequence GTGGAACTATCAACCAAGACTTTAGGGGTATCCCGGCGCAGTTGGCTGCGACAACTATTAGGTGATTGGGATCAAATCCAACTGCTGATCAGCCTTGTCGTACTGGCATTGATCGGTGTGGTGTCGCTGTTTGTCGAATCGCCCTACTACATGGGCATCATGGTCCTCACCACGCTGTACATTTTTACCGGCATTTCCTGGAACATCGTCGCCGGTTTTTCGGGGCAGTTGGTCATCGCCCATATCATATTTTTGGCGGTTGGCGCCTACACGACCGTTGTGCTGAATAACACGTATGGGATTACGCCGTGGGTAGGCATCCTTGCCGGTGGGGTAGTGGCCGGTTTGCTGGGCCGCGTTGTGGCATTTATTGCGCTGCGGTATGGCCTGAAGATGGACTACTTTGCGCTGTTTACCATCGCCCTGATGGTGGCTATGAAGACCTTTTTTCTCAAATGGGAGTATGTCGGCGGGGCCGTCGGCATGGGCTTGTCACTCAGGGACGCTGGTTTTAGTAAAATGATCTTCAGTTCCAAGGAGCCTTACCTCTACATCATTTTGGTGCTGACGACCATCGGCGTCCTGGTGCAATACTTCATTTACCAGTCCAAAATGGGTAAATATTTCATTGCCATCCGTGAAGATGAGGCAGCAGCGTCGGCATTAGGCGTTAACACCTCACACTACAATACGCTGGCACTCGTCATTGGCGCAGCGATGGCTGGGGTTGGTGGCGGATTCTACATGATGTATGTGACCTACATCGAACCGCCGCAGGTGTTTGATTTGGGGCTAAATGTGGAAATCATGATGGCGGCCCCTATCATTGGCGGGTTGGGCAGTCTGGCCGGGCCGGTTCTGGGTGGTATTCTCAATAAACCGTTGGCTGAATTTGTCCGAGGCACGCTGTCCGGTGGACGCAGCGGCATGACGCTGATCGTTTATGGTTCGTTTCTCATCCTGGTGGTCCTGCTGATGCCGCGTGGTGTAACGGGCGTACTACACAAAGCCTTCCTCAAATTGCAGCGCCGCGTAACGAGAACCAACGAATAG
- a CDS encoding branched-chain amino acid ABC transporter permease, translated as MTMTTDIFLQTIVNGLFTGAIYALVAIGLTLIYGVMLILNFAHGEFLMLGMYVSYWAFDLLGLDPYLSLPISALLIFVLGAVIQWGLVNRVLDAHPLNQIILLLGVSTLITGLVQFFWTAQPRVVRVSYETEVFVYQGIRFSVPRTVAFFAAMIISLVLYMFLQKTRTGAAIRAVSQSRSGALLMGINVKSIYMLTFGLGVAVTAVGGSLLTPNYRMIPTVGQTFAVTAFVVVVLGTMGNFIGAFIGGLIIGLVEAFAGFYFGGDVKIIASMLVFILILLFKPSGLFGKKKGI; from the coding sequence ATGACTATGACGACTGATATATTCCTGCAAACCATCGTAAATGGGCTCTTTACGGGAGCGATCTATGCGCTGGTTGCAATTGGTTTAACTTTGATTTATGGCGTGATGCTTATCTTGAACTTTGCCCATGGTGAATTCCTGATGTTGGGAATGTACGTCTCTTATTGGGCGTTCGATCTTTTAGGGCTGGACCCGTACCTGTCTCTCCCCATTTCGGCCCTACTCATTTTTGTCCTGGGGGCGGTGATTCAGTGGGGACTGGTAAACCGGGTTTTGGATGCACACCCGCTTAACCAGATTATTTTGTTGCTGGGCGTTTCGACACTCATCACCGGTCTGGTGCAGTTTTTCTGGACGGCCCAACCTCGCGTCGTGCGCGTTTCTTACGAGACAGAAGTGTTTGTATATCAGGGGATACGCTTCAGCGTGCCGCGCACGGTGGCTTTTTTTGCAGCGATGATCATCTCGTTGGTTCTCTACATGTTCTTGCAGAAGACCCGCACAGGGGCCGCGATCCGGGCCGTTTCCCAATCCCGGAGTGGGGCACTGCTCATGGGGATTAACGTGAAGTCTATCTACATGCTCACATTTGGTCTGGGCGTAGCAGTGACGGCTGTTGGCGGTTCTCTCCTGACCCCGAACTATCGGATGATCCCTACCGTGGGCCAAACCTTCGCCGTAACGGCCTTCGTCGTCGTTGTTTTGGGAACCATGGGTAACTTTATTGGCGCATTTATTGGCGGCTTGATTATTGGCCTTGTTGAAGCATTTGCCGGGTTCTATTTTGGCGGCGACGTAAAAATCATTGCCAGCATGCTCGTGTTCATCCTCATCCTGCTGTTCAAGCCGTCTGGCCTCTTTGGCAAAAAGAAGGGGATATAG
- a CDS encoding ABC transporter permease, translating into MNNPTFTPKKFTLFSGFRPTPRLVRAVDLAGQWAAPIMIVVVMIAAAIFAPAFFTSANLKTVSIQIAVLGVVTIGQTLVLLNRSIDMSVSAVLALGAVIVVQTESGNSIAISLVEAVGIAALIGLANGFLVAKRHVPPFVATFGMLVFVGGARLAYTKGQASGTVPNLLRSMSIESIGPIPAALLVWLVVNAIVIFVLRYTRFGRWVYAVGGNPGAARYAGVNVDWVLISAHVACSVLALLGGLLLSGYIGYVDLRLGGDYNMNSIAAAVVGGTTFTGGRGNMFGTAAGVALLIMLLNLVVVLGLSIHWQYAMQGTVLVFATALQGFRQYLLSR; encoded by the coding sequence ATGAATAACCCAACTTTCACTCCTAAGAAGTTCACCCTATTCTCTGGCTTCCGGCCAACACCCCGCTTGGTGCGCGCGGTAGACTTGGCTGGACAATGGGCTGCTCCTATCATGATTGTGGTGGTTATGATCGCTGCCGCCATCTTTGCACCGGCTTTTTTCACTTCGGCTAACTTGAAAACTGTCTCCATCCAGATCGCTGTACTGGGCGTCGTGACCATAGGGCAAACCCTGGTTCTGTTGAACCGCTCCATCGATATGTCCGTGAGCGCTGTGTTGGCTTTGGGTGCTGTGATTGTGGTGCAGACAGAATCCGGTAACTCCATCGCCATTTCGCTGGTGGAAGCCGTTGGCATTGCCGCGCTGATAGGGTTGGCCAACGGTTTTTTAGTGGCCAAACGCCATGTGCCGCCGTTCGTAGCGACGTTTGGCATGCTTGTCTTCGTTGGTGGGGCGCGGCTGGCTTACACCAAGGGGCAGGCCAGCGGTACGGTCCCCAATTTGCTGCGGTCAATGAGCATAGAATCGATTGGTCCTATCCCGGCGGCCTTGCTCGTCTGGTTAGTTGTCAACGCCATCGTCATTTTTGTGCTGCGCTACACCCGGTTTGGCCGGTGGGTTTATGCGGTAGGAGGCAATCCAGGCGCTGCTCGCTATGCTGGTGTTAACGTGGATTGGGTTCTGATTTCGGCCCATGTGGCCTGTTCCGTCTTGGCGCTTTTGGGTGGCTTGCTGTTGAGCGGCTACATCGGTTATGTGGATCTGCGGCTCGGCGGTGACTACAACATGAACTCCATTGCGGCAGCCGTTGTTGGCGGCACCACGTTCACAGGTGGGCGCGGAAATATGTTCGGTACGGCTGCTGGCGTGGCTTTGCTCATTATGCTCCTGAACCTGGTGGTCGTGCTGGGTTTGTCGATTCATTGGCAATATGCGATGCAAGGGACTGTTTTGGTTTTTGCCACCGCATTGCAGGGATTCCGCCAATATCTTTTGAGCCGCTAA
- a CDS encoding ABC transporter permease, with amino-acid sequence MAIAEVTVRSERASSRRWLAFARNNGTVLLIYFFILLLIVTGSYFSDKFLTTQNMINILRQSVVLGLLAIGQTAVLLTGGMDISQEQVSRLVGLTVATIFAAYDSNPDLIIPLWLLGTAMGIVLGGLNGLLITRTNAVPFIITFGVSFVLRGINLAISTTPIRGIPDAYLQIYDAKVGIIPVNVIVMALVWLAAWLFTTQSRPGRKIYAVGGSPQVAKLSAIRVNRSVVLAYMLSSAFAALAGLFLLSRTGVGDPNAAEGMTFQAIVASAVGGISLYGGRGSVFGTLGGVLLLTLLSNFFNLVQVNIFYQQLVLGVIVLVAVAAYKSKRLGAL; translated from the coding sequence ATGGCTATAGCTGAAGTTACTGTTAGAAGTGAGAGGGCATCTTCGCGGCGGTGGTTGGCATTTGCTCGTAACAACGGCACCGTCCTGTTGATCTATTTTTTCATTTTGCTGCTGATTGTAACCGGCTCGTATTTCTCGGATAAGTTCCTGACCACGCAGAATATGATCAACATTCTGCGGCAGTCGGTTGTGTTGGGCTTGCTGGCGATAGGGCAGACGGCGGTTCTCTTAACCGGCGGCATGGACATTTCCCAGGAGCAAGTGTCCCGGTTGGTCGGGCTGACGGTTGCGACCATTTTTGCGGCGTATGATAGCAATCCTGATTTGATCATCCCGCTGTGGCTGCTAGGCACGGCGATGGGCATCGTCCTGGGCGGGCTGAATGGTCTGCTGATCACTCGAACCAATGCCGTCCCCTTCATCATCACCTTTGGCGTTTCCTTCGTGTTGAGGGGCATTAACCTCGCTATCTCCACCACGCCCATTCGCGGGATACCCGATGCCTACCTCCAAATCTATGATGCCAAGGTTGGCATAATTCCTGTCAATGTGATTGTGATGGCATTGGTTTGGCTGGCAGCTTGGCTCTTTACCACCCAATCACGTCCGGGACGCAAGATTTATGCCGTAGGTGGCTCACCGCAGGTTGCCAAGCTTTCGGCCATCCGGGTGAATCGCAGCGTCGTGTTGGCGTATATGCTGAGTTCTGCTTTTGCGGCGTTAGCGGGCCTATTTCTTCTGTCTCGTACTGGTGTAGGCGATCCCAACGCCGCCGAAGGCATGACTTTCCAGGCCATCGTGGCTTCGGCTGTGGGGGGAATCAGTCTGTACGGTGGGCGGGGATCTGTCTTCGGCACACTGGGGGGAGTGCTTCTCCTCACGCTGTTGTCGAACTTTTTTAATCTGGTGCAGGTCAACATCTTCTACCAGCAGTTGGTCTTAGGGGTGATTGTCCTGGTTGCTGTGGCTGCTTACAAATCCAAGAGATTGGGAGCACTATGA